A genomic region of Nymphaea colorata isolate Beijing-Zhang1983 chromosome 2, ASM883128v2, whole genome shotgun sequence contains the following coding sequences:
- the LOC116248779 gene encoding uncharacterized protein LOC116248779 isoform X1 has translation MSVTMLSSTFSSPQPAIVCISPSSPSPSKPVNSTLPSSSLSKTKTVKLRKFFHSPLQALRSPVSSFTYVSNMKISSSLQTQMLNAQLSQFGKKWSVFSSGILPLKRRYGEACVRCSPLGDGDKQETSLEGENNLRKDGDGGDWTTSVLLFVFWAGVMYYVFQLAPDQTPSRDFYFLQKLLNLKGDDDFRMNQVLVSLWYIMGLWPLVYSMLLIPSARSSRSRVAVWPFVLLSFFGGAYALIPYFVLWKPPLPTVDEAELKKWPLSFLESKITAGVVAAAGFCLVAYAVMSSGEDWREFYQYFRESKFIHAMSLDFSLFTAFSPFWIYNDMTARRWYSRGSWLLPLSLVPFLGPLLYLVLRPSPSLPATAASTATEDR, from the exons ATGAGTGTGACCATGTTGTCTTCAACCTTCTCATCTCCCCAACCTGCTATTGTCTGCATTTCTCCATCCTCGCCCTCCCCGTCCAAACCTGTAAACTCCACATTGCCCTCTTCATCGCTATCTAAAACCAAAACCGTCAAACTTAGAAAATTCTTTCATTCACCTCTTCAAGCTTTACGAAGCCCTGTAAGTTCATTTACTTATGTCTCTAACATGAAAATTTCTAGTTCCCTCCAAACCCAAATGCTGAACGCCCAATTGAGCCAGTTTGGCAAGAAGTGGTCTGTGTTCTCTTCAGGGATTCTTCCACTGAAAAGAAGATATGGTGAAGCTTGTGTTAGATGCAGTCCTCTGGGTGATGGAGACAAACAAGAAACTTCATTAGAAGGTGAGAATAATCTTAGAAAGGATGGAGATGGTGGTGATTGGACAACTTCGGTGCTTTTGTTTGTATTCTGGGCAGGGGTCATGTATTACGTCTTCCAGCTTGCACCTGATCAGACCCCT TCTCGGGATTTCTACTTTCTGCAGAAGTTGTTGAACTTAAAAGGAGATGATGACTTTCGAATGAATCAAGTGCTTGTGTCCCTTTGGTATATCATGGGTCTGTGGCCACTAGTATATAGTATGCTACTGATTCCAAGTGCCAGAAG CTCAAGAAGCAGAGTAGCTGTTTGGCCATTTGTTCTACTATCATTCTTTGGTGGTGCATATGCCCTTATTCCTTATTTTGTTCTTTGGAAACCACCATTACCTACTGTTGATGAAGCTGAACTCAAGAAATGGCCGCTGAGCTTTCTTGAGTCAAAGATAACAGCAGGA GTTGTAGCTGCTGCAGGCTTTTGCTTGGTTGCATATGCAGTTATGTCCAGTGGTGAGGACTGGAGAGAATTTTATCAGTATTTTCGAGAAAGCAAGTTT ATACATGCGATGTCCCTCGACTTCTCACTGTTTACAGCATTCTCACCATTCTGGATTTATAATGACATGACTGCTAGAAGATG GTATAGTCGTGGATCATGGCTGTTGCCCTTGAGTCTTGTTCCATTCTTGGGCCCTTTACTGTATCTGGTTCTGCGTCCATCTCCTTCATTGCCTGCAACAGCTGCTTCGACAGCAACAGAAGACCGCTAA
- the LOC116248779 gene encoding uncharacterized protein LOC116248779 isoform X2, with amino-acid sequence MSVTMLSSTFSSPQPAIVCISPSSPSPSKPVNSTLPSSSLSKTKTVKLRKFFHSPLQALRSPVSSFTYVSNMKISSSLQTQMLNAQLSQFGKKWSVFSSGILPLKRRYGEACVRCSPLGDGDKQETSLEGENNLRKDGDGGDWTTSVLLFVFWAGVMYYVFQLAPDQTPFQVQYCLTIPTLNCSSRSRVAVWPFVLLSFFGGAYALIPYFVLWKPPLPTVDEAELKKWPLSFLESKITAGVVAAAGFCLVAYAVMSSGEDWREFYQYFRESKFIHAMSLDFSLFTAFSPFWIYNDMTARRWYSRGSWLLPLSLVPFLGPLLYLVLRPSPSLPATAASTATEDR; translated from the exons ATGAGTGTGACCATGTTGTCTTCAACCTTCTCATCTCCCCAACCTGCTATTGTCTGCATTTCTCCATCCTCGCCCTCCCCGTCCAAACCTGTAAACTCCACATTGCCCTCTTCATCGCTATCTAAAACCAAAACCGTCAAACTTAGAAAATTCTTTCATTCACCTCTTCAAGCTTTACGAAGCCCTGTAAGTTCATTTACTTATGTCTCTAACATGAAAATTTCTAGTTCCCTCCAAACCCAAATGCTGAACGCCCAATTGAGCCAGTTTGGCAAGAAGTGGTCTGTGTTCTCTTCAGGGATTCTTCCACTGAAAAGAAGATATGGTGAAGCTTGTGTTAGATGCAGTCCTCTGGGTGATGGAGACAAACAAGAAACTTCATTAGAAGGTGAGAATAATCTTAGAAAGGATGGAGATGGTGGTGATTGGACAACTTCGGTGCTTTTGTTTGTATTCTGGGCAGGGGTCATGTATTACGTCTTCCAGCTTGCACCTGATCAGACCCCT TTTCAGGTGCAATATTGTTTAACTATTCCAACACTGAATTGCAGCTCAAGAAGCAGAGTAGCTGTTTGGCCATTTGTTCTACTATCATTCTTTGGTGGTGCATATGCCCTTATTCCTTATTTTGTTCTTTGGAAACCACCATTACCTACTGTTGATGAAGCTGAACTCAAGAAATGGCCGCTGAGCTTTCTTGAGTCAAAGATAACAGCAGGA GTTGTAGCTGCTGCAGGCTTTTGCTTGGTTGCATATGCAGTTATGTCCAGTGGTGAGGACTGGAGAGAATTTTATCAGTATTTTCGAGAAAGCAAGTTT ATACATGCGATGTCCCTCGACTTCTCACTGTTTACAGCATTCTCACCATTCTGGATTTATAATGACATGACTGCTAGAAGATG GTATAGTCGTGGATCATGGCTGTTGCCCTTGAGTCTTGTTCCATTCTTGGGCCCTTTACTGTATCTGGTTCTGCGTCCATCTCCTTCATTGCCTGCAACAGCTGCTTCGACAGCAACAGAAGACCGCTAA
- the LOC116248779 gene encoding uncharacterized protein LOC116248779 isoform X3, with product MSVTMLSSTFSSPQPAIVCISPSSPSPSKPVNSTLPSSSLSKTKTVKLRKFFHSPLQALRSPVSSFTYVSNMKISSSLQTQMLNAQLSQFGKKWSVFSSGILPLKRRYGEACVRCSPLGDGDKQETSLEGENNLRKDGDGGDWTTSVLLFVFWAGVMYYVFQLAPDQTPSRDFYFLQKLLNLKGDDDFRMNQVLVSLWYIMGLWPLVYSMLLIPSARSSRSRVAVWPFVLLSFFGGAYALIPYFVLWKPPLPTVDEAELKKWPLSFLESKITAGVVAAAGFCLVAYAVMSSDTCDVPRLLTVYSILTILDL from the exons ATGAGTGTGACCATGTTGTCTTCAACCTTCTCATCTCCCCAACCTGCTATTGTCTGCATTTCTCCATCCTCGCCCTCCCCGTCCAAACCTGTAAACTCCACATTGCCCTCTTCATCGCTATCTAAAACCAAAACCGTCAAACTTAGAAAATTCTTTCATTCACCTCTTCAAGCTTTACGAAGCCCTGTAAGTTCATTTACTTATGTCTCTAACATGAAAATTTCTAGTTCCCTCCAAACCCAAATGCTGAACGCCCAATTGAGCCAGTTTGGCAAGAAGTGGTCTGTGTTCTCTTCAGGGATTCTTCCACTGAAAAGAAGATATGGTGAAGCTTGTGTTAGATGCAGTCCTCTGGGTGATGGAGACAAACAAGAAACTTCATTAGAAGGTGAGAATAATCTTAGAAAGGATGGAGATGGTGGTGATTGGACAACTTCGGTGCTTTTGTTTGTATTCTGGGCAGGGGTCATGTATTACGTCTTCCAGCTTGCACCTGATCAGACCCCT TCTCGGGATTTCTACTTTCTGCAGAAGTTGTTGAACTTAAAAGGAGATGATGACTTTCGAATGAATCAAGTGCTTGTGTCCCTTTGGTATATCATGGGTCTGTGGCCACTAGTATATAGTATGCTACTGATTCCAAGTGCCAGAAG CTCAAGAAGCAGAGTAGCTGTTTGGCCATTTGTTCTACTATCATTCTTTGGTGGTGCATATGCCCTTATTCCTTATTTTGTTCTTTGGAAACCACCATTACCTACTGTTGATGAAGCTGAACTCAAGAAATGGCCGCTGAGCTTTCTTGAGTCAAAGATAACAGCAGGA GTTGTAGCTGCTGCAGGCTTTTGCTTGGTTGCATATGCAGTTATGTCCAGTG ATACATGCGATGTCCCTCGACTTCTCACTGTTTACAGCATTCTCACCATTCTGGATTTATAA